A window of Chitinispirillales bacterium contains these coding sequences:
- a CDS encoding leucine-rich repeat protein gives MKNKTNLLKILATITIALTTMFLTTAHAGTFTYTDINEAGTLFATLDDDGTLTISGDGEMDDWDSYDEQPWFYENEEIRKIVFTGNITHIGEEAFSNCANLSTVVIPQGVTTIGGWAFQYCEKLKSVTIGKDVETIGEWAFYDNPSLEELTVASGNTNFSVVNGALLTDDGKTLVQYTTAKPADNYTIPAGVEFIRNGAFAYCYGIGSLVIPDHVIKIGDFAFANCGNLATVSIGNGVEIIFGDAFADCGALTEINVSKDNAYYASSGGALFDGDMKKMLKYPEGKQGAYTIPAGVETIDLNVFANCMELTSIVIPSSVNFIGDWAFASCKNLSSVTVGSGVEIIGGSAFNGCTALKTITIPANVTFIFPDAFANCDALTEINVAAENNDYTSINGALFNKDKTTLIQYPTCKQGAYTEMPASVTTITNSAFSGCKGLTAITIGENVETIGHYAFFQCEKLASVNLPASVTEIGDCAFKGCESMAELVLGGGVEIIGEWAFAECKNITSVTIPASVTDIGEYTFFNCESMTQLVVGEGVETIGNSAFEGCASLTSANLPQGVTDIGDWAFAGCESLAYLTIPASVTDIGYMAFFNCASLASVKVSWGTVGDLPLIQDDAFRECRTETVWLDVPAGKEDMYAAADVWQGFYIEGKSAKPSGQCGDYLYYEYNPATATLTIEYTGADPNTQTGDMWDENDDSRFPNGTMPWVEDNYSDKIRTLDLQEGITYIGFDAFYHCTALTDVNIPQSVTRIGMWAFDQCHKLTSITIPAGVIEIGGNVFNGCSALTEINVAMENNKYASVDGALFNKDRTTLYMCPEGKQGAYAVPVGVLHIESFAFFNCDKLTSVSISADVKTIGIQAFFNCRALTEINVAMENNKYASVDGALFNKDKTTLVSYPGANREAYSVPTGVRVIEAFAFGTCASLTSLDLPEGIERIEEYAFYNANLTSVNLPESIEYIGRGVFDIRSLTSVTNHAAAPLKSPDLDEDAFGYLDLSLCTLYVPTGSVAAYKAAPLWEDFAVISAITYSVTYLLNGGVGGAPTQTPKAPGATFAAASLPAGVTAPSGKHFVGWNTKADGSGENYSADANVTMPASNLTLYAMWETDEDDTPIREFNKSDGRTGIRLLSNIVSDKAVITIDLPDNERVSQVKAVIYDNVGNVVFEKTERSSKVEWNLINFSGRYVANGMYMILVEAKSVSGKTYAYSAKLGVRK, from the coding sequence ATGAAGAACAAAACAAATCTATTGAAAATATTGGCGACAATAACGATCGCCTTAACAACCATGTTCCTCACAACCGCCCATGCAGGAACGTTTACATACACCGACATCAACGAAGCCGGAACGCTCTTTGCCACACTTGATGACGACGGCACGCTGACCATATCAGGCGACGGCGAGATGGACGACTGGGATTCGTATGACGAACAGCCATGGTTCTACGAGAACGAAGAAATCCGCAAAATCGTATTTACCGGAAACATTACCCACATAGGCGAAGAGGCGTTTAGTAACTGCGCCAATCTTTCTACAGTCGTAATTCCCCAAGGAGTAACGACGATTGGCGGCTGGGCGTTTCAATACTGCGAAAAACTTAAATCCGTCACCATAGGCAAAGACGTTGAAACCATCGGCGAATGGGCGTTTTACGATAACCCCAGCCTTGAGGAATTAACGGTAGCCTCCGGCAACACTAACTTTAGCGTTGTGAACGGAGCGCTTCTTACTGACGACGGAAAGACACTTGTGCAGTACACTACCGCCAAACCCGCAGACAATTACACCATACCCGCAGGCGTCGAATTTATCAGAAACGGTGCGTTTGCCTACTGCTACGGTATCGGTTCTCTTGTTATTCCCGACCACGTTATCAAAATCGGTGATTTTGCGTTTGCAAATTGCGGCAACCTTGCGACAGTCTCAATCGGCAACGGAGTTGAGATAATTTTCGGCGATGCGTTTGCGGACTGCGGCGCGCTTACGGAAATCAACGTATCAAAGGACAACGCATACTACGCTTCCTCAGGCGGAGCGCTGTTTGACGGCGACATGAAGAAAATGCTCAAATATCCCGAAGGCAAACAGGGAGCGTACACCATACCCGCAGGCGTTGAAACCATAGACCTAAACGTGTTTGCAAATTGCATGGAGCTTACATCGATAGTTATCCCTTCAAGCGTAAATTTTATCGGCGACTGGGCGTTTGCGTCATGTAAGAACCTTTCGTCGGTAACCGTCGGCAGCGGAGTTGAGATAATCGGCGGCTCGGCGTTTAACGGATGCACTGCACTCAAAACCATAACAATACCTGCAAACGTAACATTTATATTCCCCGATGCGTTTGCGAACTGCGACGCGCTTACGGAAATCAACGTAGCGGCGGAAAACAATGATTATACTTCGATTAACGGTGCGCTCTTCAACAAAGACAAGACGACGCTTATTCAGTATCCGACATGTAAGCAGGGAGCATATACGGAAATGCCCGCCTCCGTTACAACAATTACCAACAGTGCGTTTAGCGGATGCAAAGGTCTTACGGCGATTACCATAGGCGAAAACGTTGAAACCATCGGTCATTATGCATTCTTTCAATGCGAAAAACTCGCTTCGGTAAATCTTCCGGCAAGCGTTACAGAAATCGGAGACTGTGCGTTTAAAGGGTGCGAAAGTATGGCGGAACTCGTATTAGGCGGCGGAGTCGAGATAATCGGCGAATGGGCGTTTGCCGAATGCAAGAACATTACTTCGGTTACCATTCCGGCAAGTGTAACCGACATTGGCGAATATACGTTTTTCAACTGTGAAAGTATGACACAACTTGTCGTCGGCGAAGGCGTTGAAACCATCGGCAACAGTGCGTTTGAAGGCTGCGCAAGCCTTACTTCTGCAAATCTTCCTCAAGGCGTAACCGACATTGGCGACTGGGCGTTTGCAGGCTGCGAAAGCCTTGCTTATCTTACCATTCCGGCAAGTGTAACCGACATTGGCTACATGGCGTTTTTCAATTGTGCAAGCCTTGCTTCGGTAAAAGTATCATGGGGAACCGTCGGCGATCTTCCGCTTATCCAAGATGATGCGTTTCGTGAATGCCGGACGGAAACGGTATGGCTTGATGTACCTGCCGGCAAAGAAGACATGTATGCCGCAGCGGACGTATGGCAGGGTTTCTATATTGAAGGCAAATCCGCAAAGCCGAGCGGACAGTGCGGCGATTATCTGTATTATGAGTACAATCCGGCGACGGCAACGCTTACGATTGAATACACAGGCGCTGACCCGAACACGCAGACGGGCGATATGTGGGACGAAAATGATGATTCTCGTTTTCCCAACGGGACGATGCCATGGGTTGAGGACAACTACAGTGACAAAATCCGCACGCTTGACCTGCAAGAGGGAATAACGTACATCGGTTTCGACGCTTTTTATCACTGCACGGCTCTGACCGATGTAAATATACCGCAGAGTGTTACAAGAATTGGCATGTGGGCGTTTGACCAATGCCATAAACTTACTTCAATAACCATACCGGCAGGCGTAATCGAAATCGGCGGCAATGTGTTTAACGGCTGCAGTGCGCTCACGGAAATTAACGTAGCGATGGAAAACAATAAATACGCTTCGGTGGACGGAGCGCTGTTCAACAAAGACAGGACGACGCTGTATATGTGTCCGGAAGGCAAGCAGGGAGCATACGCCGTACCTGTAGGCGTTCTGCACATTGAATCGTTCGCGTTTTTCAATTGCGATAAATTGACTTCGGTAAGCATATCTGCCGACGTAAAGACGATTGGCATACAAGCGTTTTTCAATTGCAGAGCGCTCACGGAAATTAACGTAGCGATGGAAAACAATAAATACGCTTCGGTGGACGGAGCGCTGTTCAACAAAGACAAGACGACGCTCGTGTCGTATCCGGGGGCGAACAGAGAGGCATACTCCGTACCGACAGGCGTTCGCGTCATTGAAGCGTTTGCGTTTGGTACCTGCGCAAGTCTCACGTCTTTAGACCTTCCGGAGGGCATTGAGCGTATCGAAGAGTATGCGTTCTACAACGCAAATCTTACGTCTGTAAATCTGCCTGAGAGTATTGAGTATATAGGCCGTGGCGTGTTTGATATCCGGTCGCTCACGTCCGTTACCAACCATGCCGCCGCGCCTCTTAAGTCTCCCGACCTTGACGAAGACGCGTTCGGCTATCTTGACCTTAGTCTGTGTACGCTTTATGTACCGACGGGGTCTGTGGCGGCATATAAAGCGGCTCCGTTATGGGAAGACTTTGCCGTGATAAGTGCGATTACATACTCGGTAACATATTTGCTTAACGGAGGAGTGGGCGGCGCTCCGACCCAAACGCCAAAGGCTCCAGGCGCGACGTTTGCGGCGGCATCGCTTCCTGCAGGCGTTACCGCACCGTCGGGCAAGCATTTTGTCGGCTGGAATACTAAGGCGGACGGCAGCGGCGAAAATTATTCGGCGGACGCGAACGTAACCATGCCTGCGAGTAATCTTACTCTTTATGCGATGTGGGAAACGGATGAAGACGATACGCCAATCCGTGAGTTCAATAAGTCTGACGGGCGCACGGGGATTAGACTGTTAAGCAACATAGTCTCCGACAAGGCGGTTATCACTATCGACTTACCCGACAACGAGAGAGTTTCTCAGGTTAAAGCGGTAATCTATGACAATGTTGGTAATGTGGTGTTTGAGAAGACTGAGAGAAGCAGTAAGGTTGAATGGAATTTGATTAATTTTTCGGGACGTTACGTTGCTAATGGGATGTATATGATACTTGTCGAAGCGAAGAGCGTTAGCGGAAAAACCTATGCGTATTCCGCTAAACTGGGAGTAAGAAAATAA
- a CDS encoding C10 family peptidase, translating into MQSNGKIFKIAAAICIAVVLAIPITTQAKPVELKDAQTMAQRFTESKRGQSTKANVQLKHTAKKQGQKPGGGSVSGNVAQSAPDDIASYYVFNINEDAGGGFVIVAGDDAVKPILGYCENGSYDENDLPPNFAYWMNYLQEQIVWAQEQNIPQSENIRQEWESYMAENVPVTTNAASAVSPLIQTKWDQTSPYNNMCPTDGGNRSVTGCVATAMAQIMKYYNHPLRGNGQSLSYTGTDGVFVPSVNFGATTYDWSNMQDTYTSSAADTPQNNAVATLMYHCGASVKMNYGFDASGAYSSDVPLALTTYFGYDKSIQRKQRQHYGDEEWEAMLTGQIDAGLPVYYNGEDTIYGGHAFILDGYDESGRFHFNWGWGGSQDGYFVTTMLNPNIYKFNQGHGIIIDIKPDEGGVAFGYEFALTGLSSNKNTAFHNDAFTVSISRLSNESVLGIFPGGQLNVALVDDSGNILALTATASKNIGSLPNGYVYSDLTFNCVAPNTIALGQYKLRIVTRPTGGDWKIVTVGNPNSIDFTIVCIDAQEPTISVQPLDTAVIVGENYALSVSASVTDGGTLSYQWFSNTSASNSGGAVIIDETDSCINVPADILGTYYYYVEVTNTNDYATVNKTVTTTSDAAAVTVNSAVPNVVWPVATTITYGNALSTSTLSGGSATGTGDVSILGVFAWDDGLITPTVTNTGYGVTFTPDDNKYLQVTKDDLAITVNKATPAYTETAPTNMSAIYGETLADVAELPSGWSWMIPATLVGAAGEQTHKAKFTPIDVANYNVVENIDVKVNVAKAIGATVTAPVFASKTYNSVTINEIVAPANGQVVNYAINTLNAAPADAVAWKTALTFTGLLPDKDYYIFARTAENANYKSGAVSSAIHVTTDADGANPIFKDKNPDRRSGIRLSSNIVSDKATIAIDLPNNERVSQMKAVFYDNTGNVVFEAEGRGGKIEWNLTNNAGRNAANGTYLAVIEARGNNGKTYKYSTKIGVRR; encoded by the coding sequence ATGCAAAGTAACGGTAAAATTTTCAAAATAGCGGCGGCGATTTGTATCGCCGTCGTCCTCGCCATTCCTATTACGACGCAGGCAAAACCGGTCGAATTAAAAGACGCTCAAACTATGGCGCAAAGATTCACGGAGTCAAAACGCGGACAATCGACAAAAGCGAACGTTCAATTAAAACATACCGCCAAAAAACAGGGACAAAAACCTGGCGGCGGTTCTGTTAGCGGAAACGTCGCACAAAGCGCACCGGACGATATTGCTTCATATTATGTCTTTAACATAAACGAAGACGCAGGCGGCGGATTTGTAATTGTGGCTGGCGACGACGCGGTAAAGCCGATACTTGGATACTGTGAAAACGGAAGTTATGACGAGAATGATTTGCCGCCCAACTTTGCTTACTGGATGAATTATTTACAGGAGCAAATAGTTTGGGCGCAGGAACAAAACATTCCACAGAGTGAAAATATTCGTCAGGAATGGGAGAGTTACATGGCGGAAAATGTTCCCGTAACGACAAACGCGGCAAGCGCCGTTTCTCCGCTTATACAGACAAAATGGGACCAAACTTCGCCGTATAACAATATGTGTCCGACGGATGGCGGCAATCGCAGCGTAACCGGATGTGTGGCGACGGCTATGGCGCAAATAATGAAATATTACAATCATCCGCTTCGCGGAAACGGGCAAAGCCTATCTTATACCGGAACTGATGGAGTATTCGTACCGTCGGTAAATTTCGGCGCGACTACTTACGATTGGAGCAATATGCAAGATACATATACGTCAAGCGCTGCCGATACACCGCAAAATAATGCGGTAGCGACCTTAATGTATCATTGCGGAGCGAGTGTGAAAATGAATTACGGCTTCGATGCAAGCGGAGCTTATTCCAGTGATGTTCCGTTAGCATTAACAACTTATTTCGGATATGACAAAAGCATTCAACGCAAACAAAGACAACACTACGGCGATGAGGAATGGGAGGCAATGCTTACCGGACAGATAGATGCCGGACTTCCTGTGTATTACAACGGGGAGGACACAATATACGGCGGGCATGCTTTTATTCTTGACGGATACGACGAGTCAGGCAGGTTTCATTTCAACTGGGGATGGGGTGGCTCACAGGACGGATATTTTGTAACCACAATGTTGAATCCGAACATATATAAATTCAATCAAGGTCATGGGATTATCATCGACATCAAACCTGACGAAGGTGGCGTTGCTTTCGGTTATGAATTTGCGCTGACAGGACTTTCCTCTAATAAGAACACAGCGTTTCACAATGATGCGTTTACCGTCTCAATATCAAGATTGTCAAACGAATCTGTTTTGGGTATTTTTCCCGGCGGGCAGTTGAATGTTGCATTAGTTGATGACAGTGGTAATATTTTAGCGCTTACAGCAACGGCAAGCAAGAATATAGGAAGTTTGCCAAATGGCTATGTATATTCCGACTTGACATTCAACTGCGTTGCGCCGAACACGATAGCGTTAGGGCAATACAAACTGAGAATTGTTACCAGACCGACAGGCGGCGATTGGAAAATAGTTACTGTCGGCAATCCAAACAGCATTGATTTTACAATAGTATGTATAGATGCGCAAGAACCGACAATATCCGTACAGCCGCTTGACACTGCGGTAATTGTGGGTGAGAATTACGCTTTAAGCGTATCGGCAAGCGTGACCGACGGCGGAACGCTTAGTTATCAATGGTTTTCAAACACGTCGGCAAGTAACAGCGGCGGCGCGGTAATTATCGATGAAACGGATTCCTGCATAAACGTACCTGCGGATATTTTGGGAACGTATTACTATTATGTAGAAGTAACGAACACAAACGACTATGCGACGGTAAACAAGACTGTAACGACAACAAGCGATGCAGCCGCGGTAACGGTGAACAGTGCGGTTCCGAACGTCGTTTGGCCTGTTGCGACAACGATAACTTACGGTAACGCGCTTTCGACATCGACGCTTAGCGGCGGAAGTGCGACCGGTACAGGCGATGTAAGTATCTTGGGCGTATTTGCGTGGGATGACGGCTTAATTACTCCAACGGTAACAAATACCGGCTACGGCGTAACGTTTACACCCGACGATAATAAATACCTGCAAGTAACAAAAGACGATTTGGCGATAACGGTAAATAAAGCAACTCCGGCATACACAGAAACAGCGCCGACAAACATGTCTGCAATCTATGGCGAAACCTTGGCGGATGTTGCAGAATTGCCAAGCGGATGGTCTTGGATGATCCCTGCGACTTTGGTAGGAGCGGCGGGAGAACAGACGCACAAGGCTAAGTTTACGCCGATCGACGTCGCTAACTATAATGTTGTAGAAAACATTGACGTTAAAGTGAATGTAGCGAAGGCGATAGGCGCAACGGTTACCGCTCCGGTTTTTGCAAGCAAAACGTATAACAGCGTTACGATAAACGAAATAGTCGCTCCGGCAAACGGACAAGTTGTGAACTATGCGATAAATACTTTAAACGCCGCTCCTGCCGACGCGGTTGCGTGGAAAACCGCTTTGACATTTACGGGTCTTCTTCCCGATAAGGATTATTACATATTCGCCCGTACGGCTGAAAACGCAAATTACAAATCGGGCGCGGTTTCTTCGGCTATACATGTAACAACCGATGCGGACGGCGCAAATCCTATATTTAAGGATAAGAATCCCGACAGGCGCAGCGGCATTAGGCTGTCGAGTAATATTGTGTCGGACAAGGCGACTATCGCCATAGATTTACCGAACAACGAGAGAGTTTCGCAGATGAAAGCAGTCTTTTATGACAATACCGGAAACGTTGTATTTGAGGCTGAAGGAAGAGGCGGTAAGATTGAGTGGAATTTGACGAATAACGCCGGAAGAAATGCGGCGAACGGTACATATTTGGCGGTTATCGAGGCGAGAGGAAATAACGGAAAAACATACAAATACTCGACTAAAATTGGAGTAAGACGATAA